From Branchiostoma floridae strain S238N-H82 chromosome 5, Bfl_VNyyK, whole genome shotgun sequence:
TGCTATAAAGCATTCCTGTGAGAAGGCCTCTTTTGTCTTGCGCTAATATATGCGTGCCTAAAGCCAATTATTGGCCATCTTCCTGTATGCCATCCCGTacggggcggtataaccccaacggtgctataatacaccgtatgactatgactgactggtCATCTTCTTTACTGTGCCgcagggaaaaaaattaagacatgAAAGACTGGTTCTAATGGTTCACTCATGTTGGTTGCAAAATGACACACCACATACGCAGAACCGAAAACACAAAGACCTTAAGTCGCCAGATCCGTAGTTACGGTATGCAGTAGACCAGAGACCTCCCGACAACACGGACGTTCTGAGTTTGCTGTAAAGCACTTGTTGAATCGAATCGGAAACATGAAGACTGCAGCCGTGTTGGTGTGCCTGGCACTTCTTTTGGCCATCGCATACTCCGCTCCCGTGGACAGTAAGTACAGCGTACTTTACTTTTCTTGACTCACCcagttatacccccctcacatgtagcgaaaatgtcttcgtttttcttttccttttatcACTTTCTCCCCCACCTTTATTTACCTTCCTCcttctccttttcttcttccCCTCTTTTTTATCTTCCCCCTTCCCTTTTTCCTCTTTATTCCTCCCCACTATTTCCTTTTTCTCCCNNNNNNNNNNNNNNNNNNNNNNNNNNNNNNNNNNNNNNNNNNNNNNNNNNNNNNNNNNNNNNNNNNNNNNNNNNNNNNNNNNNNNNNNNNNNNNNNNNNNtcgtccgatcgattttcgcctaatgagAGGGGGTACGACAAGTACGAACTCAGTTTATCATAAGTGAcgccctgttttttttttatagtagtacatgtaattctaaAACTTGGGGATAAGGACATTCTCAATAGAAATGTCTACCGAGACTAGGTATGAACAACGGTAAAATTGGCTTTGAAAActtttgtagctttcatcacatAGCCGCTGCTTTCCATTACAGATCCCGGAGTCCAGAAAAGGTCGATCGAGAAAGCAGCCAAGGCTCATCCCCACGGTTAGTTGCCATTACAAAACGTACATCTGAATTGTCGATATAACCATTGTTGTCTACCGTCTAACCCAGTTCAGTATAACCCAGTGACTCAGTCACTTTTCTCGTAATGCACAtcgcttcttcttctttcggtcTGACTGCCGCCTTCATCTTGttgaggattctgcagcctTACTTATACGGAGAAGTCTACTGCGCAAACCGAGGGGGATTAGATTtttgatttcaaatttcaaagcTGACAGGGATGGCGATAATGCAGCCTCTGCCGGGAGATTGTTCCAATCTTTGATTGTACGTGGGAAAAAGGTATTATCTCTGTATTGTGTTCGACTTGCGGAGACCTTGTAGGCCGCGGGTTGGGTCAAGCGGGAACTTCTAGCTTGTGATGCGGGAGTGGGACTTGTCTTGCAATTTATAGCTAGCTCACCCGTGTGGAACTTAAAAAAGGTGACGAGTCTGGCCTTCCTTCTCCTCTCTTGGAGCGATGGCCACTCGAGTCGTGGAGCATTTCGCTAACACTGGAGGTTTGTCGGTACCTGCCTGACACACAACGGGCGGCTCTCCGCTGAACTGATTCGAGCTTCATTATGTCTTTCGCCGTACAGGGGTCCCAACCGGGACTGGCGAATTCCAATTATGGTCTAACTAGTGTGATATTGTGTGAAGTCCAGTCAAACCTGGCTGGCCTACCAATTGACATACTAGTAACCAACTTTCCTACCATTTTCAGTCATAGGCCACACTTTAATAGTCCCGTCCAATTTCACATTATAATTCAGACGTTGTCTACCGCGACCACTCCCAGCCACCATCAGTCCCCTGACGAGTTGTAGACAATAGGTTTGATTGTAGTACCGACTCTGCTTTGCATTAACGATCAAAGACAAATCGGTTTTGATCCTACGAATAAAAACAGCATTGAAAGAGACTTTcaaacattgttgttgttgtgttttgttttgtttctcgaCAGCGGCCGGGGAGAAGGCCCTGCATGAGCTGGAGTCCCTTGAAAAGAGAGTGAAGGCAAACCACCAGCTGGTCAATGGTAAGTCGACGAACACATCGTCTTGTCAATCTGGAGTCACAGAGCGGCTTGCTTGGTCTTTCAGCTTGGCAGTACTCAACCTCTTTCACACGTCACATTACTTGTCTAATTCATGGTATcaattgctatattttcttgTGAGCCTAAATATCAGATCTGGTCAAAGTTTGTGAACGAGGAAGCATGCTTTATCAATGTGATATGTTGACGTTATTTTGTTACTCTATAATACAGATCCTGGGTTTCGTGAGCAGGCTAAAAAGGCTCTAGGTCTGGTCAAAAAAAGAGCCAGCAACATGGATGCTTCACAGAGAAAGAAAGGTTCGTCCTGCACAATCATATTTGTAGACAATGAGTCAGGTCTTACTCGGGGCCTTCAGTAGGTCTTTCTCCTTTCAAGAACAAGACACCATAACTTGTGACGCACCTGGGCCAAATATGATAATTCTTAAAATCAAATCTAACCCCTTAAATTGTCGCTTATCCGCGTCTTGGGCTTCATTTTCCACCGTATCTGACACTCCTTCCGCGACTTTTTGCTTTACATAGACAGATAGTTGGACAAACGCGCttttagctaagggcacaaccgatacgtgctgtctacgtgccataACGTGTGCAGTCTTTTGGGAACCGTAAGTGGTCCCGTACGAACTCGGAGGGAATCCGAAGGagtttggagcacgcagacacgccgtaaaactttacgtgcaggcaaaactttgtgtgccatcgggctgcggattcgcctccACCGCGTACGTGCCaatacgggcgacgcgcctgccctgtacagcctgaacgtttacAGAAATActtggcggacgtggcctcccaaaaaaacgtacggacaaattgcacgtacggcgggttgtgcccttaactttACTGGGGCCCTCTGGGACCCAGTTCTTTGGTAGTACCCTGCGGGCAGCAGGCTTTCCCCAGGGCATGGATACTATCTGAGAGTGTAGTGGTTCAacctgtacatgttttttaAGTATTGCCTTATCTTCTTATTCTAAGATCATTGTGGAGAGTCGAGATTCAGATCTAGAGATCACATAtaattaaagacaacaaaattacaaagtttTACTACGGTGTAGGGATTTTCTAATGATCTTCTCTCACGAACGCCATGTACGCAATGGAGTTGTTCATGCACCGTGCGAGTGATTGAGTCAGTACGGTTTCATTGTTCGGCATGAATGCATTCCGTAGCATTCTTCAACCAGATAGaaggtaacatacattcgcaaaattccaccaggtgccattatatataccgccacctccaaaaacgttgttatagaggtcTTCTTAAGATTGTATTCAACACGTAAATATTTAAATTGTATTAAATTTATTGTATTTAACATTttgtgttcaagacaatcttggaaAGACCTCTATACCATCATTTTTTGAGGacgcggtattatggcacctggtggaattatgatagtcgatgttagaAGGAAACCACAAAGACAAACACGATCATTTGGAGTCTCTTCAGACCAGCCGCACGCGTTGTTTGGAAAGTCCGCGACATTTGTCCTATTCCAGTGTTCCACTCGATTCGTACAGTAAAATGGAAATGGAAAGCAAAAACGTCTAAAGAAACAGCTCTGGCTGCCGCATTGGTTGGACTACTAATTTTGTTGGAAAAGTAGGATCATCTGGTAGAATCATATGCATCACAGATCTGAGACTGGTTACGTGCAAACAAATTCTCCAATAGATATTGGCTAACAATATACATACAGTATCGCCTACGTTTATATTCCGGTCCGACGCGTTTTACACGCGATTTAATCTCCattaaaagtcgtgcaaattgcgattaaaagtcgtgcaaatCTCGATTAAATCGCGATTGAATCTCGTGCACTAATGAGCTGTAAACGCGTGTAGCTATCTAATAAAAAATCTCGTGTCGTCGGTAAANNNNNNNNNNNNNNNNNNNNNNNNNNNNNNNNNNNNNNNNNNNNNNNNNNNNNNNNNNNNNNNNNNNNNNNNNNNNNNNNNNNNNNNNNNNNNNNNNNNNNNNNNNNNNNNNNNNNNNNNNNNNNNNNNNNNNNNNNNNNNNNNNNNNNNNNNNNNNNNNNNNNNNNNNNNNNNNNNNNNNNNNNNNNNNNNNNNNNNNNNNNNNNNNNNNNNNNNNNNNNNNNNNNNNNNNNNNNNNNNNNNNNNNNNNNNNNNNNNNNNNNNNNNNNNNNNNNNNNNNNNNNNNNNNNNNNNNNNNNNNNNNNNNNNNNNNNNNNNNNNNNNNNNNNNNNNNNNNNNNNNNNNNNNNNNNNNNNNNNNNNNNNNNNNNNNNNNNNNNNNNNNNNNNNNNNNNNNNNNNNNNNNNNNNNNNNNNNNNNNNNNNNNNNNNNNNNNNNNNNNNNNNNNNNNNNNNNNNNNNNNNNNNNNNNNNNNNNNNNNNNNNNNNNNNNNNNNNNNNNNNNNNNNNNNNNNNNNNNNNNNNNNNNNNNNNNNNNNNNNNNNNNNNNNNNNNNNNNNNNNNNNNNNNNNNNNNNNNNNNNNNNNNNNNNNNNNNNNNNNNNNNNNNNNNNNNNNNNNNNNNNNNNNNNNNNNNNNNNNNNNNNNNNNNNNNNNNNNNNNNNNNNNNNNNNNNNNNNNNNNNNNNNNNNNNNNNNNNNNNNNNNNNNNNNNNNNNNNNNNNNNNNNNNNNNNNNNNNNNNNNNNNNNNNNNNNNNNNNNNNNNTTATAACACATGTTATAAAAACTACCAACTAAGACCACGACGCACTAGGGAActctattgacattttttttctgtctattCGGATAAAATGTAACTATGCAGTAGATAAGACATGCATGCcaaaactaatacatgtatgcaatttcATGTGTACATTGTCGAATGGCAGAGATTTCTTGATACCGATCTTGAAAGACTAAGGCCATTTTTGTGGAAGATAGACCGCAATAACATTATCTTTTATAGCCCTGGATGTATACGTGAGGATGGCATaaataaagggggagggggggctgccgatgaaaataagaaaataaagaaaatcaatggactctaagccttctcacattagtcaggacgcatgtgcggcgacaggaattctaggtaatatgtcaaagcaCTTACACTACGAATTGAACGTTTACTCCCTTTCCTAATACACGAAGAAAAAACAGGATTTGTTAAACAGAGATATATAGGGACAAACATCAGGCGTATTTATGACACAATAGATTATTACGATAAAAAGAAGGAAGCGGGATTGTTGATGTTTCTGGACTTCAAAAAAGCTTATGATAGTATCGAACACTCCTTCATACTAAAAGTACTAGAAACTGTAAACTTTGGACACAATATGATCAAATGGGTTAAATTGCTATACACTGATATAACAAGCTGTGTGCTTAATAATGGCTATATATCTCCATGGTTTAGTGTTCATAGAGTTGTAAGGCAGGGGGATCCACTGTCATCTAGCTTGTTTATGATCTGTATTGAAATGTTAGCTTCAGCAGTTAGAGCAGATATAAACATAAAAGGTTTACAAGTGTATGGAAGAATACAAAAACTTTCAATGTACGCAGACGACATGACATCACTACTACTAGATATACCATCTGCACTGAACCTGTTAGAAACGGTGAACCTCTTTAAGGATTGTAGTGGTCTTGATCTAAATTATGGAAAAACTGAAGCTATGTGGATAGGCTCAAACAAAGGTAGACAAGATAAGCCACTCCCTATCCGTTGGCCTGACGGTTCCATTAAAGCACTGGGCGCGCACTTTGACCATGACAAACATAGATCTTATAAAGAAGACCTTGATAAGAATTATACAAAAATGGTACAAGCGTGCAGCATATGGAAACAACGAAACTTGACCTTGATTGGTCGGATATTGATTGTGAAAACCATCGGCATCTCTAAGTTGATCTATATTTGTTCAGTCATGCATGTCCCTCCCCAATTTGTGAAACAAGTAAACGAATACATATTCAAGTATATCTGGCGAGAGAAACCtccaaaagtaaaaatgaaaactcTGATTGGCAAAAAATGTCAAGGTGGACTTAAAATGATCGATTTTAATGTAATGAACAAGGCCTTAAAAGCCAAATGGATTAAAAGATTTGTCATGGAcccatcaaaagaaaaaaagcactGTTTGCAAGATGGGGAGGCTTCTTGTTGTTCCGATGCAATTACGCTACTTCTCAGTTAAATCTTAACGACATGCCCCCATTTTACAAAGATGTTTTAGTTGCATGGGAAGAAGTGATGGAATATGAacccaaaacacacaaatatgttCGCAAGTTTTGTGGAATAATAGATTTATTTTAGTAAAGAATGCACCAATATATTACAATTATCTATCTGAACGATTTGTTGTACGAGGATGGatcttttcttacaaacaaagaCCTACACAATTTATATGGTTTTGACCATGGATTCAAGACAAATAATGATTTTCAATTCTATAAAAGCGGCAATACCAAAAAATTGGAAAGATAATATTAAAAAGAATG
This genomic window contains:
- the LOC118415169 gene encoding uncharacterized protein LOC118415169, with amino-acid sequence MKTAAVLVCLALLLAIAYSAPVDNPGVQKRSIEKAAKAHPHAAGEKALHELESLEKRVKANHQLVNDPGFREQAKKALGLVKKRASNMDASQRKKGSSCTIIFVDNESGLTRGLQ